A DNA window from Dehalococcoidia bacterium contains the following coding sequences:
- a CDS encoding TetR/AcrR family transcriptional regulator, translating to MPKVLPAYLEQRRKQILESAAACFFEKGFHQTSMQDICERADLSPGAVYRYFRSKDDIIAAICDEANQQDLALIEAITAGGDAVAVLEELGRTFLNSLTEEDVRGHVAMVAEAPHSPHIRATARRGAEAITAAFARFVEEAQARGEVNPGLDPEGVAQVMCALYQGFVVQRQVDPAADPVRFFRAVMTIFREGFFTPDSLSGPASRQIVSQVTD from the coding sequence ATGCCGAAAGTCCTCCCCGCTTACCTCGAACAGCGACGTAAGCAGATTCTTGAGTCCGCCGCCGCCTGCTTCTTCGAGAAGGGCTTCCACCAGACCAGCATGCAGGACATCTGCGAACGGGCTGACCTCAGCCCCGGTGCTGTCTACCGCTACTTCCGCAGTAAAGACGACATCATCGCCGCCATCTGCGACGAGGCGAATCAGCAGGACCTGGCCCTCATAGAGGCGATCACCGCGGGCGGCGACGCGGTTGCCGTGCTGGAGGAGCTGGGCCGGACCTTCCTCAACAGCCTCACCGAGGAAGACGTCCGGGGCCACGTTGCCATGGTCGCGGAGGCGCCCCACAGCCCCCACATCCGCGCCACCGCCCGCCGCGGCGCCGAAGCAATCACTGCCGCCTTCGCGCGCTTCGTCGAGGAGGCGCAGGCCCGGGGCGAGGTCAACCCCGGCCTTGACCCTGAGGGCGTCGCCCAGGTGATGTGCGCCCTGTACCAGGGCTTCGTCGTCCAGCGCCAGGTCGACCCCGCGGCCGACCCCGTGCGCTTTTTCCGCGCCGTCATGACCATTTTCCGCGAGGGCTTCTTCACCCCGGATTCACTGAGCGGCCCGGCCTCGCGCCAGATTGTTAGCCAGGTCACAGATTGA
- a CDS encoding histidine phosphatase family protein → MQVILVRHGETASNRDRLALGRKDVPLNSLGLAQAARLGKAIALERAAGTTFAAVYSSPLVRARQTAEAIATALGLEVTEAPELIEMDVGEMDGLTGAELRERHPEFLRSWWGPEAGIVRMPGGESLQEVQDRAWPLIELVRDTYPAEAAVIAVSHNFVIRALICRALGIDLADFRRFEVGLASTTRLEFRGPRTLITNLNDVCHLAGLETEPEYWPRK, encoded by the coding sequence CGACCGCCTCGCCCTGGGCCGAAAAGACGTCCCCCTCAACAGCCTCGGCCTCGCCCAGGCGGCGCGCCTGGGCAAGGCCATCGCCCTCGAGCGCGCGGCCGGCACAACCTTTGCTGCCGTCTACTCCAGCCCCCTCGTCCGCGCCCGTCAGACCGCAGAGGCGATCGCCACCGCGCTCGGCCTCGAAGTCACAGAAGCGCCTGAGCTCATCGAGATGGATGTCGGCGAGATGGACGGCCTCACGGGCGCCGAATTGCGCGAACGCCACCCCGAGTTCCTGCGTTCCTGGTGGGGCCCGGAGGCCGGCATCGTGAGGATGCCCGGCGGCGAGAGCCTCCAGGAAGTGCAGGACCGCGCCTGGCCCCTCATCGAGCTCGTCCGCGACACTTACCCAGCCGAGGCCGCCGTCATCGCTGTCTCCCACAACTTCGTCATACGCGCCCTCATCTGCCGCGCCCTCGGCATCGACCTCGCCGACTTCCGCCGCTTCGAGGTCGGCCTCGCATCCACCACCCGCCTGGAATTCCGCGGGCCGCGCACCCTCATCACCAACCTCAACGATGTCTGCCACCTCGCGGGCCTGGAGACAGAGCCCGAGTACTGGCCCCGAAAGTAG
- a CDS encoding lysylphosphatidylglycerol synthase transmembrane domain-containing protein: MQGRLGRWLKFLLALAVSIAFSALFLLSTDLGEVADALASADYLYVVPGLALFVVSVVARAVRWQYMFRPRDIPWPGLLPSLLVGYAGNNLLPLRAGELLRAQHLADRAAVPRMVTFGTFIMERLFDFMVLSTFVLWGVLLSDVSGAYLGLALLLAGGTASGFVVALVLARRPALLSKLTARPWPLVPERIRLELGSLTESFFSGFSCLTSLRRFLIVALMTAVAWGFELSMYWVVSEAFALGAGFITIAFAGAAANVAMSVPSAQGGVGPFQYYAREALLRFDVAGPAAAAYAVALHIFLVAPVSLVGLLVLWRSTLPSSAAKPAVAEGAEQR; the protein is encoded by the coding sequence ATGCAGGGGCGCCTGGGACGGTGGCTCAAGTTCCTCCTCGCGCTCGCCGTCAGCATCGCCTTCAGTGCCCTCTTCCTGCTCAGCACCGACCTCGGCGAAGTCGCCGATGCGCTGGCTAGCGCCGACTACCTCTACGTCGTCCCCGGCCTCGCCCTCTTCGTCGTCTCGGTGGTCGCCCGCGCCGTCCGCTGGCAGTACATGTTCCGCCCGCGCGACATCCCCTGGCCGGGGCTCCTGCCCTCGCTCCTCGTCGGCTACGCCGGCAACAACCTGCTACCTCTGCGCGCCGGCGAGCTCCTCCGTGCCCAGCACCTGGCCGACCGCGCCGCCGTCCCTCGCATGGTCACCTTCGGCACCTTCATCATGGAGCGCCTGTTCGACTTCATGGTGCTGTCCACCTTCGTGCTGTGGGGCGTGCTCCTCTCGGACGTTTCCGGCGCCTATCTCGGCCTCGCCCTGCTTCTCGCCGGCGGCACCGCCAGCGGCTTCGTCGTCGCGCTCGTGCTCGCGCGCCGCCCGGCGTTGCTCTCGAAGCTGACCGCGAGGCCGTGGCCGCTCGTGCCGGAACGCATCCGCCTCGAGCTTGGCTCGCTCACCGAGTCCTTCTTCTCCGGCTTCTCCTGCCTCACCAGCCTGCGGCGCTTCCTCATCGTCGCGTTGATGACCGCGGTAGCCTGGGGCTTCGAGCTGTCGATGTACTGGGTGGTCAGCGAAGCGTTCGCGCTGGGCGCCGGATTCATCACCATTGCCTTCGCTGGCGCCGCCGCCAACGTGGCCATGTCCGTGCCCTCGGCCCAGGGAGGTGTCGGCCCGTTCCAGTACTACGCCAGAGAGGCCCTGCTCCGCTTCGATGTCGCGGGGCCGGCCGCGGCCGCCTACGCCGTGGCCCTTCACATCTTCCTCGTGGCGCCCGTCAGCCTGGTCGGCCTCCTCGTCCTCTGGCGCTCCACCCTGCCATCGAGCGCCGCCAAGCCCGCCGTGGCGGAGGGGGCAGAGCAGCGCTGA